A window of Acropora muricata isolate sample 2 chromosome 3, ASM3666990v1, whole genome shotgun sequence contains these coding sequences:
- the LOC136911126 gene encoding rabphilin-3A-like, with protein sequence MSEQIDEEQRWVCPNDRQLCLRAKLNSGWSFHTSGPARKPASQNNISLSEQEIIRDVLERSERLRQIEEERIGRLVDKLENMHNSAIGDGRETCLLCNSKFGTLKVVAKRCDICEKNVCQKCGLDTHDSDGDPIWLCLLCSEHRELWKRTGAWFFKAIPNYRHPRQHQESTGKRKDTKSSNSSDYLSLSWTHKYDQTWPSYPNAGDSVDGVVRVESESEEEESSSSSDEMIFDPRQKSALYSEMDQSAADDERPLYSSRLSDLSMPGSIILENSDTPPPFRKRTLPLTEQDKHRRPGGVSPRLALKEDVNGQTEPPEKSYTKQKTSPFLGRASEEEVKVDVHRTLTIKQETEEEDIDEVVRTYKESEAVGQSDTGNAGLGTIEFSVHYDKQHSQLQITIECAKGLKAMDHRGTSDPYVKLHLLPGASKSNKLRTHTKYKTLNPRYGETLVYHGITDDDLSKKSLRLQVLDEDKLGRNNFIGETFVPLKVFHSKPSQSLKRSLVSRSSVEDGGEPLVSNLGRIQISLRYKSQKNQLVVGIIRCAGLAAMDSNGYSDPFVKVYLRPDSQKKTKRRTSIKKKTLNPEFNEEFIYEIPHHELAKKSLELTVWDKDVGKSNDFIGGITMGMQSSGGVLSHWYEMLRTPNEIHTRWHTLEKLANQEQE encoded by the exons ATGAGTGAACAAATTGATGAAGAGCAGCGCTGGGTTTGTCCAAACGATCGACAGTTATGTTTACGAGCAAA GCTCAATTCAGGGTGGTCTTTCCACACAAGTGGCCCAGCGAGAAAGCCAGCTAGCCAGAACAATATCAGcctttcagaacaagaaataatCAGAGATGTTTTGGAGCGCTCGGAGAGGCTTCGCCAGATCGAGGAGGAGAGAATCGG GAGGCTTGTGGATAAATTGGAGAATATGCACAACAGTGCCATTGGAGATGGAAGAGAGACTTGTCTTCTTTGTAATTCCAAGTTTGGCACCCTAAAAGTTGTTGCCAAAAGATGTGACATTTGTGAGAAG AATGTATGTCAAAAGTGTGGCCTCGACACTCATGACAGTGATGGTGATCCAATATGGCTATGTTTGTTATGTAGCGAACATAGAGAG CTATGGAAACGAACTGGAGCTTGGTTCTTTAAAGCCATACCAAATTACAGACATCCGAGACAGCATCAAGAAtcaactggtaaaagaaaa GACACAAAAAGCTCCAATAGCTCAGACTACCTTAGTTTATCATGGACACATAAATATGACCAAACATGGCCAAGTTACCCAAACGCTGGAG ATAGTGTGGATGGTGTTGTAAGAGTTGAAAGTGAATCAGAAGAAGAGGAATCTAGCAGTTCATCCGATGAAATGATCTTTGATCCTCGTCAGAAGTCTGCATTATATTCAGAGATGGACCAATCAGCTGCAGATGATGAACGTCCTCTCTATTCAAGTCGGTTATCAGATCTTTCAATGCCAGGCAGTATCATATTGGAAAACAGTGACACCCCACCGCCCTTCCGTAAGAGAACGCTTCCGTTGACAGAACAGGATAAACATCGTCGACCTGGTGGTGTCAGCCCAAGGCTAGCCTTGAAAGAAGACGTTAATGGACAGACTGAAC CACCTGAGAAAAGTTACACCAAGCAGAAAACTAGCCCATTTTTAGGCAGAGCAAGCGAAGAAGAAGTCAAGGTAGATGTACACAGAACATTGACAATAAAGCAAGAGACTGAAGAGGAAGATATTGATGAAGTGGTGAGAACGTACAAGGAGTCTGAGGCTGTAGGTCAGAGCGACACAGGAAATGCTG GTCTGGGAACCATTGAGTTCAGCGTGCATTATGACAAACAACACAGCCAACTGCAAATTACAATAGAGTGTGCAAAG GGATTAAAAGCCATGGATCACAGAGGAACTTCTGATCCTTATGTTAAACTTCATCTTCTGCCTGGTGCTAGCAAG AGTAACAAACTAAGGACCCACACCAAGTATAAGACTCTTAATCCAAGGTATGGTGAAACATTGGTGTACCATGGTATCACAGATGATGATCTTTCAAAGAAGTCATTAAG GCTTCAGGTTTTGGATGAAGATAAACTTGGTCGCAACAACTTTATAGGCGAGACTTTTGTTCCTCTGAAGGTTTTCCACAGTAAGCCTTCCCAGTCACTGAAGAGGTCATTAGTCTCCAGATCAAGT GTTGAAGATGGAGGG gaACCCCTAGTGTCTAATCTAGGTCGCATTCAAATCTCACTCAGATACAAGTCACAGAAAAATCAACTTGTAGTTGGCATAATTCGCTGTGCAGGCCTGGCTGCTATGGACTCGAATGGTTACTCAGATCCCTTTGTGAAAGT TTACTTAAGACCGGACTCGCAGAAAAAGACGAAGAGGAGAACTAGCATTAAGAAGAAGACGCTAAACCCTGAGTTTAATGAG GAATTTATCTACGAAATCCCACATCATGAATTGGCAAAGAAGAGCTTAGAGCTAACTGTCTGGGACAAGGATGTAGGGAAAAGCAATGATTTTATTG GAGGAATTACTATGGGCATGCAATCTAGTGGTGGCGTTCTATCGCACTGGTATGAGATGCTTAGAACACCAAATGAGATACATACCCGTTGGCATACGCTGGAAAAGCTGGCCAATCAAGAACAAGAATGA
- the LOC136910662 gene encoding RNA-binding protein with serine-rich domain 1-like: protein MSTYAKKSLALTSAEKPAKLKKKKKRELGRSKNNCNSKTNAASEGTSRIKSRTKSHGTETDNRGKNLDDFIPKSRSSSSQNTSSRSRALSSSDGRSTTCSGENFDPVISTKSESSDESRTGETLDSLSQTSSTAAAINETLRWDFVRSNDPDEEEEKLRIYKLHRRKRYLEFLQRTNGREAESSFYA from the exons ATGTCAACGTACGCTAAGAAGTCACTTGCTCTAACATCTGCTGAAAAACCAGCCAAActcaaaaagaagaagaaacgaGAACTAGGCAGAAGTAAAAACAATTGTAACTCAAAAACCAACGCCGCCAGTGAAG GAACATCACGTATAAAGTCGCGAACGAAATCGCACGGAACGGAGACAGATAACAGAGGAAAGAACTTGGATGATTTTATCCCAAAATCTCGCTCCTCAAGCTCGCAAAATACCTCTTCTAGAAGCAGGGCATTAAGCAGTTCAGATGGCAGAAGCACTACTTGTAGCGGCGAAAACTTCGACCCCGTGATCAGTACAAAGTCGGAGTCTTCGGATGAGAGTCGGACAGGAGAAACTTTAGACAGTTTAAGCCAGACGTCTTCAACAGCAGCGGCAATAAACGAGACTTTAAGATGGGACTTCGTTCGAAGTAACGATCCGGACGAAGAAGAGGAAAAGTTAAGAATTTACAAATTACATCGAAGAAAAAGATACCTAGagtttctgcagagaacaaacGGCCGAGAAGCTGAAAGCAGTTTCTATGCTTAA